A stretch of the Uranotaenia lowii strain MFRU-FL chromosome 3, ASM2978415v1, whole genome shotgun sequence genome encodes the following:
- the LOC129752660 gene encoding uncharacterized protein K02A2.6-like → MDQQVEKFMKQCKGCTLVAAPSVPEPMIRKELPTQPWVDVAADFLGPLPDGQYLLVVIDYYSRFMEVVEMNSITAADTVAELAIIFSRYGIPVTLRVDNGPQFSEKCEEFRSFCESSRIQIVNTIPLWPAMNGEVERQNRSLLKRLRIAQELGKDWRAEMRRYLLTYHSTNHTTTGKSPGELMFGRKIRSKLPQVPLTRVEDGEVRDRDKIMKEKGKVYADSKRKARVSDIVVGDSVLVKGTKKDNKLDTTFAPEEYAVVKKQGSDTTVKSQATGKELRRNVAHLKKLERPDRMDTQPKRMRVEPTRFKDFIPH, encoded by the coding sequence ATGGACCAGCAGGTCGAGAAGTTCATGAAGCAATGTAAAGGCTGTACACTAGTGGCAGCACCAAGTGTCCCTGAACCGATGATCCGGAAAGAACTCCCGACTCAGCCTTGGGTAGATGTTGCAGCGGATTTTTTGGGTCCACTGCCGGACGGTCAATATCTGTTGGTCGTAATAGACTACTATAGCCGCTTCATGGAGGTTGTAGAAATGAATTCCATCACAGCAGCGGACACTGTGGCGGAGCTGGCCATTATTTTCAGCCGGTATGGTATCCCAGTCACCTTACGAGTAGACAATGGGCCACAATTCAGTGAAAAATGCGAAGAATTCCGGAGTTTTTGTGAGTCTAGTAGAATACAAATCGTCAACACCATACCATTGTGGCCCGCAATGAACGGCGAAGTGGAGCGACAGAATCGGTCCCTGCTTAAGAGGCTAAGGATAGCGCAAGAGCTGGGGAAAGATTGGAGAGCTGAAATGCGGCGCTACTTATTGACGTATCATTCTACAAATCACACTACAACAGGCAAATCTCCAGGAGAACTGATGTTTGGTAGGAAAATTCGCAGCAAACTGCCTCAAGTTCCACTTACAAGGGTAGAAGATGGAGAAGTTCGGGATAGAGACAAGATCATGAAGGAAAAAGGGAAAGTCTATGCAGATAGCAAAAGGAAAGCTCGAGTTAGCGACATTGTCGTTGGGGACAGTGTGTTGGTGAAGGGAACGAAAAAGGATAACAAACTGGACACAACATTCGCTCCGGAGGAATACGCAGTGGTGAAGAAACAGGGCAGTGATACAACAGTTAAATCTCAGGCAACTGGCAAGGAGCTCCGAAGAAACGTTGCGCACTTGAAGAAGCTAGAACGTCCGGATAGGATGGATACTCAACCTAAAAGGATGAGGGTTGAACCGACACGTTTCAAGGATTTTATCCCACATTAA